A segment of the Candidatus Pelagisphaera phototrophica genome:
ATCTGGTGACAGAAAACACTAAGAAGGAGACGTGCACGCGGAGATCTGGAAGCAAGTCAACTTTCCGTCGGCACCGATCCTTTCTTCACAAGAGAGTGTCGAAAGCATCCAGCTAGCCCCCGGATTCCGACTGGAGCTCGTCGCTTAGGAACCACTCGAGAATGACCCAGTAACGATCGCCTGGGATAAGGACGGTCGGCTCTACGTCGTGGAGATGCGAGTCTACATGCTGGATGTCGGCAGGAATGGGGAGGAGGAGCCCATTGGACGTATGGTGGTTCTTAAATATACGGATGATGATGGCGTAGTGGACAAATCCACCGTTGTTATGGATGGTCTCGTTTTGCCTCGAGCCATCACTATTGTCAAAGGCGGCTTGCTTGTCGCCAAGCCCCCAACTATCAGGTTCGTTTGGCAGGGAGCGATGACAACCAATTCGACATTTCTCAGAGCCGCTCTGAAAAGAATATGAGAAGCGATGCCGAAGAGAACGCGAAATTCTTGTCATTGCCTATTTATGACGAAACATCTGGCTCAACGCGTATCCGGGGAGTGGATCTACTGGATGGGAGCATAAAGGACAAATTCAAAAAAGGTCTGGAAACCAACGAGATTCCGAATCCCCCTGCTGTACTAAAATCGCGCATCAACTACGATGGATCCAGCTTGCAGATTGAAATTCCTCCTCCTGGCTTCAAAATGGGCTTTCTGGTGGTCGCCGTGTTCATCTGGGTATTCGAACTGATTTTCCTCACCGCCTTTGCTATTCCATTTTTGACCCAAACCGATGTGCCCGGCTTTTTCCCGATTTTCGCCGCCATCTTTGGTTTAATTTTTCTGGGACTCCCCAAGTGGTTTTTAATTCGGCTAATTGGGATCACATTTGTCGCACCCAATCGGTATCCATCAGCAATGACACGCTCAAAGTAAGCAAGGGATGGCCCCTTCGGAAAACGAGAAGCATCTCTGCTAATGAGATTGAGGAGTTTATCATGCGGGTGCAGAAACCTGGAACTCGAGGCAATAAGGCTGTCGTGATAATCGGAGTATCGCTGGAGATCCAGGCAATATCCGATGCCGATCAGCTGTCGTTTGGAGCGGGATTGCCCCAGATGAGCTCGAATACATCTACGCCCTCGCAAAAGGAATTCTGGTTTCCTAGATCGCGAGGCATCCATTCTTCCCGATTCCAAAGCGACTAAAATCTTGCGCTCAATTGGCGAGACGCCAATAAACCACCTCCTTGAGCAAACAATCAGAACAACCCAAAAACGGTCAGAAATCGCTATCGCTGGGCGTCATATTCTTAACCATTTTCTTAGACCTCGTTGGGTTTAGTATCATCTTTCCCCTTTTTCCGTCTATTCTCGAGTACTATGGGCAAAGCGGACTGCTCAACAGCCTCACACTATTTCTGGACGAATTTTCTGCCGCCACCGGAGCCGGAGACCGCTTTACCCCGGTTTTATTCGGAGGAATACTGGGTTCGCTCTATGCCTTTCTACAATTTTTCTTTGCCCCGATTTGGGGCAGCCTTTCTGACAAGAAAGGCCGCCGCGCTATACTCCTCATTACCACTCTGGGGGTTTTCGCCAGCTATATTCTATGGGGGTTTGCGGGTAGCTTTCTAACATTGGTTATAGCCCGTTTTGTCGGGGGCTGCATGAGCGGCAACATCTCGGTCGCCACAGCGGCGGTCGCTGACATCACCACCAAAGAAAACCGATCCAAAGGAATGGGGATCGTAGGAGCCGCTTTCGGACTCGGGTTCATTCTGGGACCCGCTTTGGGAGGCTTCTTAAGCCAGTTCAATTTGCTCGAGTCCCATCCGGAATGGGCAAGATACGGAATCAACCCTTTCTCCGTCGTCGCTTTTGTGGCAGCGGGGCTTGCGTTGCTAAATTTCCTTTGGGTGAAGGCTCGATTTAAGGAATCCCTTTCAGACGAAAATCGAGAGAGTTCGGAATCCCGCAACCCGATCGCCCGCCTCACCGATAAGCTGCCTCCCGCTATCGGGAAAACCAATCTGGCCTACTTCGTCTTCATGTTCGCTTTCGCCGGAATGGAATTCACCCTGACCTTCCTCGGGGCGGATCGTTTTGGATTTAGTGCCACGCAAAACGCCTGGATGATGGTTTTCGTAGGCTTCGTTCTAGTTCTGGTCCAAGGTGGCATCGTGCGACGACTTGCTCCCAAACTGGGGGAAAAACGCGTCGCGACCACTGGCCTTCTACTGGTTGCGATCGGGCTCGTCTTTCTAGGGATCGCTTCGAGCGTTTCTGTTTTATATGTCGGACTTGCGTTTCTCGCGTTCGGTGTCGGCCTCGCCAGCCCAACGCTCACATCGCTCGTGTCTCTTTTCGCCGGCGAATCCGAGCAAGGGCGCGCCTTGGGGACCTTTCGGGCAATAGGATCCCTCGCTCGGGCGATTGGACCGCTACTCGCCAGCTTCGTTTTCTGGTGGTTCGGCTCACTCCAGCTCTACCTGGTGGGGGCCATAATCACCGTCGGCGCAGCTTTGCTTTGCAGTCGCCTGCCCAAGCCTGTTAAGGACTAGCCCTGCCGGCGCAGAAGCGCGGCACCCGCTCCATCGTGCCCCGCAATCCAGGGTTGGCTCGCGACCCGCTCGACCAAACTGAATCTCCGACCCATTTCCGACTCGAGGAAACTATTAACGACCCCTTCGTTCTCTTCGACATCAACACTGCAGGTACTATAGACCAGCAGTCCATTCTCACCCACCAGTTCGGAAGCCTTGGTCAACATTCTAAACTGCAAGGCTATCAGATCGGAAATCCTCTCGGTCGAAAGGCGCCATTTCGCATCCGGCTTCTTTTGCAGAACACCAGAATTACTGCATGGGGCATCCAGTAAAACGGCCTCGAACCGCCCCTGCTCTTTCTCGTCCAATTCAAAGAGGTCGGCCGCCAAACTCCTAAGCCTTCCAGATCCAAACCGTTTTACGTTGGTAAGGAGTCGCTCGAAACGGGGTCCGGGAAGATCAACGCAAACGATTTCCCGAATCGACTCCTCTAATATCTTCTCAAGGTAGAAGCTCTTGCCGCCAGGAGCCGCGCACAGATCAAGAATGCGGCCATCGTGAAAGTGCTTCACGATCAAGTTGGGCGCCAGTCTAGCTCCGGGGTTCTGAATATAGATAGATCCTGCCTGGAGGGCTTCTGCCAACTCGCTCCAATTCGTATCAGAGCCCTTTCGATAGGGATCCCAATCGGTTGACTGACCAATCGCAGCAGCCTTGGCACCCTCTAAAGGAAGAAAGTATATATCGGGCTCTTCTTGATTCCAACGCGCTAGACCGGACGCATTCTCGAAGCCGAATTGCTTGATCCAGCGGTCGATTAGCCAAGCCGGGTGGCTATACTGAATCGCCATCGAGAAGCAATCGGATGGAACCGTTTCTTTCGATTCTGCAATCCCTTGGGCCACTTTTCTCAGGACCGCGTTAGCGAGCGCCTTTTCGGATTTGCTGAATTTCTTGCCGATCCTGCCCACCGCATGGTCGACGATCTGGGCTGACTTTCCCGAGTTGGCCATAAGTTCATAGCTGGCAACCAAAAGCGCGGCCCACATTCCTATTCGAGGGCGTTTCCTCAGGAAAGCATCTAGATTTGACTCCAGAAAGGACCAATTTCGGACTACGCCGAACAAAAGGAACTGACAACGCCGTCGACTGCCCGAGTCCATCTTGGCTGGCAATCGCTCAAGCAAATGAGACAACCGTGCGGGTTTATTGAGAAATCTGCTGGTCAATTCGACCGCACAGCTCCAAGATGAGTCGTTCATTTGCAAGGGAGATGTTGTTGAGGGAATAGTCGCTCGTTGACAACTGCATAAAAAGCCGCCTCTCTTAAACCTTTAGTCTCATAACTTCAAATGAACGAAGAAGCCGTATTAGAACTCATTACGCGGAAACCCGAGCTTAAGCCTGCTAAGGCAAAGCTCGAGTCAATGCAGCCCGGACGCTACTGTATCCATCAAAGCTGGGGGTTTGGCCAGATAAAGGAATACGATGCTGCCAGCTCAAAGCTGATCATCGATTTCGAGGGTAAGGAAGGTCACCGGATGGATCCTGGCTTCTGCGTCGTCACGATGCAGGTCCTTCCTCCGGAGCATTTGCTCGCCCGCAAGGAGACCGAGCCA
Coding sequences within it:
- a CDS encoding MFS transporter — protein: MSKQSEQPKNGQKSLSLGVIFLTIFLDLVGFSIIFPLFPSILEYYGQSGLLNSLTLFLDEFSAATGAGDRFTPVLFGGILGSLYAFLQFFFAPIWGSLSDKKGRRAILLITTLGVFASYILWGFAGSFLTLVIARFVGGCMSGNISVATAAVADITTKENRSKGMGIVGAAFGLGFILGPALGGFLSQFNLLESHPEWARYGINPFSVVAFVAAGLALLNFLWVKARFKESLSDENRESSESRNPIARLTDKLPPAIGKTNLAYFVFMFAFAGMEFTLTFLGADRFGFSATQNAWMMVFVGFVLVLVQGGIVRRLAPKLGEKRVATTGLLLVAIGLVFLGIASSVSVLYVGLAFLAFGVGLASPTLTSLVSLFAGESEQGRALGTFRAIGSLARAIGPLLASFVFWWFGSLQLYLVGAIITVGAALLCSRLPKPVKD
- a CDS encoding RsmB/NOP family class I SAM-dependent RNA methyltransferase — translated: MNDSSWSCAVELTSRFLNKPARLSHLLERLPAKMDSGSRRRCQFLLFGVVRNWSFLESNLDAFLRKRPRIGMWAALLVASYELMANSGKSAQIVDHAVGRIGKKFSKSEKALANAVLRKVAQGIAESKETVPSDCFSMAIQYSHPAWLIDRWIKQFGFENASGLARWNQEEPDIYFLPLEGAKAAAIGQSTDWDPYRKGSDTNWSELAEALQAGSIYIQNPGARLAPNLIVKHFHDGRILDLCAAPGGKSFYLEKILEESIREIVCVDLPGPRFERLLTNVKRFGSGRLRSLAADLFELDEKEQGRFEAVLLDAPCSNSGVLQKKPDAKWRLSTERISDLIALQFRMLTKASELVGENGLLVYSTCSVDVEENEGVVNSFLESEMGRRFSLVERVASQPWIAGHDGAGAALLRRQG